The nucleotide window AGCCGCGAGCCTTAGCCCGCAGCTGCCACCGCGTCAAGCGCGGAATCGATCTGTGCCGAGACGGTGTCGATCGGCTTCATGCCGTCGATCCCGACCAGCTGTCCGCGGTTGCGGTAGTAGGGAGCCACCACCGCGGTGTCGCGGTTGTAGGCCTCGAGCCGCTGCTTGAAGACCTCCGGATCGTCGTCCTTGCGGACCGGCTGTCCGGCGGCCTTGGCATCGGCGGCGCGCTTCATGATGCGGTCGACGAGGATCGACTGGTCGACCTCGAGTTCCAGCACCATGTCGAGCTTGAGCCCCTTGCCGGCCAGCATGTGGTCGAGCGCCTCGGCCTGGGCCACGGTGCGCGGGAAGCCGTCGAGGATGAACCCCTTCTGGGCGTCCGCTTCCTCGATCCGGTCGGCGACGATGCCGATGACGATCTCGTCGGACACGAGGCCGCCGGCATCCATCACCGCCTTGGCCTGCAGGCCGACCGGCGTGCCGGCCGCCACTGCGGCGCGCAGCATGTCACCGGTGGAGAGCTGCGGAATTCCGTGCTTCTCGACCAGCCGAGCGGCCTGCGTTCCCTTGCCGGCGCCCGGCGGTCCGAGAAAAATCAACCTCATCTGCGCTTCCCCCTGAGTTTCGCCTTCTTGACAAGGCCTTCGTACTGATGCGCGAGCAGATGGCCCTGGATCTGGGAAACCGTATCCATGGTCACGCTGACGATGATCAGCAGCGAGGTGCCTCCGAAGTAGAACGGAACGCCGGTCGCGGAAATGAGGAATTCGGGTAATAGACAGACCAGGACGATGTAGATGGCACCGACCACCGTGATGCGGGTCAGCACATAATCGATATACTGCGCGGTGCGCTCGCCCGGACGGAAGCCCGGAATGAAGCCGCCATGCTTCTTCAAATTGTCGGCCGTGTCGGACGGATTGAACACGATGGCCGTGTAGAAGAAGCAGAAGAACACGATCAGCGCTGCATAGAGCAGCATGTAGAGCGGCTGGCCGTGGCCGAGCAGCGCGGTGACCGTGGTCAGCCAGCTGGTCTCGTCGCCGGTCGTGCCGAGGCCCGACAGCGTCGCCGGAACCAGCAGCAGCGAGGAGGCGAAGATCGGCGGAATGACGCCGGCGGTGTTGAGCTTCAGCGGCAGGAACGAGGTGTTGCCCTCGAACATGCGGTTGCCGACATTGCGCTTCGGATACTGGATCAGGAGCCGGCGCTGCGCGCGCTCCATGAACACGATCAGCGCGATCACCACGATCGACAGCAGGATGATGCCGATGATGATCGGGGTGGCCAGCGCGCCCTGGCGACCCAGCTCCAGCGTCGAGGCGACGGCCGAGGGCAGGCCGGCGACGATGCCGGCGAAGATGATCAGCGAGATGCCGTTGCCGATGCCGCGGGCGGTGATCTGCTCGCCCAGCCACATCAGGAACATGGTGCCGCCGACCAGCGTGATCACCGCGGAAATGCGGAAGAACCAGCCCGGATCGACCACCACATTGGCGGCGCTCTCAAGGCCGATGGCGATGCCATAGGCCTGGAAGGTCGCCAGAACCACCGTGCCGTAGCGGGTGTACTGGTTGATGACCTTGCGGCCCTGCTCGCCTTCCTTCTTCAGCTGCTCCAGCGAGGGAACAACCGAGGTCAGCAGCTGGATGATGATCGATGCCGAGATGTACGGCATGATTCCCAGCGCCAGGATCGCCATGCGCTCCACGGCACCGCCGGAAAACATGTTGAACAGCCCGACGATGCCCTGCTGCGCCTGGCCAAAGGCCTGCGCGAAGGCATCCGGATTGATCCCGGGCAGCGGCACGTAAGTGCCGAACCGATACACAAGAAGCGCACCCAGTGTGAACCAGATACGCTTCTTCAATTCCTCGGCTTTGGCGAAAGCTGAAAAGTTCAGATTAGCCGCTAGCTGTTCGGCAGCAGATGCCATTCCGGGCTCCGGTCAATTCTCGA belongs to Stappia indica and includes:
- a CDS encoding adenylate kinase — encoded protein: MRLIFLGPPGAGKGTQAARLVEKHGIPQLSTGDMLRAAVAAGTPVGLQAKAVMDAGGLVSDEIVIGIVADRIEEADAQKGFILDGFPRTVAQAEALDHMLAGKGLKLDMVLELEVDQSILVDRIMKRAADAKAAGQPVRKDDDPEVFKQRLEAYNRDTAVVAPYYRNRGQLVGIDGMKPIDTVSAQIDSALDAVAAAG
- the secY gene encoding preprotein translocase subunit SecY encodes the protein MASAAEQLAANLNFSAFAKAEELKKRIWFTLGALLVYRFGTYVPLPGINPDAFAQAFGQAQQGIVGLFNMFSGGAVERMAILALGIMPYISASIIIQLLTSVVPSLEQLKKEGEQGRKVINQYTRYGTVVLATFQAYGIAIGLESAANVVVDPGWFFRISAVITLVGGTMFLMWLGEQITARGIGNGISLIIFAGIVAGLPSAVASTLELGRQGALATPIIIGIILLSIVVIALIVFMERAQRRLLIQYPKRNVGNRMFEGNTSFLPLKLNTAGVIPPIFASSLLLVPATLSGLGTTGDETSWLTTVTALLGHGQPLYMLLYAALIVFFCFFYTAIVFNPSDTADNLKKHGGFIPGFRPGERTAQYIDYVLTRITVVGAIYIVLVCLLPEFLISATGVPFYFGGTSLLIIVSVTMDTVSQIQGHLLAHQYEGLVKKAKLRGKRR